TTCCAAAATCGATTCACTCATGTAATTCTCTCCTATAGAAAAAAGAGTGTCCAGAGTGCAATAATAAACACAAACTATATTACACATGAAAATCATTGAAAAACGTTTCAGTTGCATGAATGGGTTCCACATCTAGACTCAACGCCGCTGTGCTATTCAACACATTAAAGACTATTGCAAATATGATGTAGGCAGTGTAAATTCCAAGGGCGATCCACCACAGAAGCTGTTCGTGCAGCTTTTGCTCGAAATTCTTGAGTACAATCAGGCCGATTGTGAGACCTGCTAAGGCACCAGTCAAATGCGCGACATACGACACTGAGGGACTATATGGATATTCTTCGGCATATCGGGCGTAAATTGCAAAGCCAAAGTCACAGGATGCTGCAAGGatattatttaagaaatatttatgagatatataataaatatttaaagttaaaagtTGTAGGAAGATATTTATACGCATACAAACTCAGAACTCAGTACTCGATACTTACCAAATACCAGGATGGCAATTAGTCGTAGAATGCCGTAGCGCATCTGATGAAAATTCAGCATAACATTGGCCAAATGAGCAGCTAACAGTGCGTATACACCACCACTGGCGCCCACTAGGCACACTTCGGGATCAAAAATACTAGTGCCTGTGAATAGGATAGGAACAGAGAAATATAAAACCattagtatattttatatataatgatcaaaaatttgaatattaaaagtTTTCATAGAATTTCTAAAGCTTGACTATCATAATTCATTATTACCTAGCGATCCAGCCAGCACACCCGAAAAGTAAATGCAAGCAATTCGTCCAGAGCCATGTACCATCTCTAATGGCAAACCGAAAAGCAGTTGCACACATAAATTAAAGCCGAGATGAAACCAACCAGCGTGCAATACCATATAGAATACAAAGCGCCACACTTCACGACGCTTATCGGGACGGTAAATGAAGTATGAATCGATCGGAACTGGACCGGCAGGTTCAGCTTCTCCAACCACGAGTGTGTGATAGGCGAAAAAACAGAGCTGCAAGAGAAAAAGAAagtatgtatttcaatttattttaatttattgatcatttatatttgcatatgtgcAAAGTTATAGATTGTAAGTGAGGGAAGTGTTattagttttccaaaaaaaaagctatttggcacaatatacatacaagcatacaaaaGTCCACTTGAAATTCCGATTATTGCGAGCACATccctctaattatttttgtttttgcttctaataACTAGTCAAATACTGGCTGTTTAATAGATtctacacacatatttacgtATATGCGGGTTACACACTCTATATCTGGCAATAATGCACAAAATTCCTGTGCACATACTATCCGGTAGATATTTCTACGTACTAACTTAATTAACATACTACGGAGCTTTCATAGCAGCTTATCCATCTAAGGCAATAAAAGCGTATTGAAACCGACTATTAAGCATATTTACggtatttttatgtaatttcgGTTTTTAGTATCGAAAATATTGTCaacatttgtgtgtatgtgattACGTGTAACTGTACTTAACAAAAACATTTGATTACTTACTTATGAACATTTTATGACTTTCCAATAAAGCACCTGGTCATTCAGGTTTACTTTCATAcctttcatacatacacacatgcatacaaccGTATTAATTTAGTGAATATTTGTGTGCGTGCCACAGAATATTTTGCGTAttggaatatttaaatattgaaaatagtaaTGGACACATTAAAAATTACATCAAAAGAGTCGCAAGCCGCTTTCGATAAGCGTAGTCAttaaatatttgacatttttactCAAACCCATTGACACAATTTAATTGTACGTTCAAGTTTACTTCTCCAATCACCAAGTCTCCCATGGCGTTTATGcgcataatatgtatgtatgtgtgtataaaagtACTTGAACtgcatatttgtattaaatatacatGAAGGAATTTAAGCTTTTTACTAAGTATACAAttggaatattttatttacctcTATGATTGTCATCAATATAATGAATAAAGGCGGGGGACAGCAGGAATAGCGATCGGCGTAGTACTTTCGATCACGCTCCTCGGGCAATATTTCCATGGCGACGACATGTACCATTTTCTTGAAGAACGGCGGATCCTCTAGGACGAGATGGAAATCATTTTCGGAACAAACTTCTCGATCGCGATGATGAACTGCACATTTAAAGCTGCGAGAACGCTTGCCACTCATCTGaaacaagtatgtatgtatatttaattttatttacaatacacAGAAGTacgaatgtacatatacatatacatacatacaagtataatacaTAACCGTCCCTCACAAAACGGAAAATAAggttgaatttaattaaaagcgcGATTTATTGCATGAAATCCAAGTTTGATTAAGTTCATTTTaattaagtacatatttatataccaaataaatatacaattgCTTGAAATATGAATGTGGCTTCATATACACCACTTAACATACCACCCATAATCGTTAATTTACTGCAAATGCCCTGCCATTGTTAATCTTCTTAATAATAGTTGTATCATTATATGAGTACTCTGGATGAAATTTATGTATACAAACTCTCATagcattttttaacaaataaataaaatatacatatatatatatatatatgtatatatataatacttataaaATTTAATCTGTAAGTTAATAATCATGATCCAATAGCGGATCTCCATGCGCAACTTCGAAAAAAGTGTCCGGCGGAAAGAGAGAaactatatgctacagtaatccgatctaaacaattttattacattattatcttaagcagtaatccatgccaaacttcgtgaagataccacgtcaaatgcgaaagttttccatacgagcccttgattccgatcgttcggcttgtgtatggcagctatatgttatagcgagccgatctgaacaatttctttctaTATTACATACAGACAGATGCACAGACAaacagatggacatggctaaatcgactcagctcaacatactgatcatttatatatgtatgtatgtatacaatactttttagggtctccgacgcttccttctgggtgttacaaacttcatggcaaacttaatataccctgttcagggtataaaaatgtgtaCTGGTAATGATAGAAGAACTGGTCAAAATTTGtcggaattttttgacaaaatggcggtttcaccaaaaataacgtcgttttgtttttaaatttacactCTTCAgtggtttaaaaattttaaatttatatcaaaaaccTATTTCCTTTGATCAATACCTGACAGATATACATACCTAAAATAatcgtgtgaaaatttcaagccAATCGGTCTAACTGTTTTCAAGAAAAATCGTTGATAACGATTAATTTAATTACCTTTTAATCATATTTATGAGAAACTAAAACTTAAAGTTATGTAAACCATAATTATGTCATAATACAAACGATGCTAAGTCgtcgggtctaagtaatcgGAACCGAcatcgattttttatttgtttactgccgctacaacaactaatctttagaaaaaaaaaaagcttccaCCAACTGGCAACGCTTTCAaaagagagtataaaaaaatacgtCGCGCAATTAAGAGCGAAAGAGCAAAACACCGCTGTGCgtctaaaattcaaatttcgcaAAATACTTCGGCAGAATAACGGAGCGCGCCACACCAACCATTGATAAACACAAAGCACTGCACCACAAAgcgaaacaacaaaagcaaattagCTTATGGTGTACTCACACATTATTTGCGTCAATAATTTTAAACCGCCAGCTAAGCGAATAAGCCTTTCTTATCGATGATTCCCTTTATTTAACCGCTTTGCAACTGAAAACTTGCATTTACAAGAACggagcacaacaaaaacacagaaatttacTCCAATTGGTTTATCAATGACTGCCGGAATTGCCAATCATTACACATTTGAATTCTGCGAACAGGTGTGCGAAACATCGTGGGTGTGTTCGAATTTCGCGAACAGTGTTGCTAGTTATTTGCAATTactgaatattttgcaaaattgatTATTCGGTTTTAAAAACAAATGGTagaattgatattttattttattttaaattaatggtTATGCAAAGGTcactaaaaatatatctatatttttatgcatatacatatatgtgtaaagACGAACGATCGAAAATGTGGAATTaccaaatattaatatatcaatattaggaACCCCACTATTTGGTAAGAGATGCAGTTTAGTAACTCGCGAGAGCTCGCAAAGGCAAAAAGGACTTATTATTAgtactaaataataatttatgattttaatgTGAATctacaatacaaaatttattaactaCAAAATTTTCGACTTTATtgctgaaatttaaaaaattaaattccgaAGTGACAACGGCCGTCTTCGCCTATTACACATTTTGCACTACTTTGCCAACATAACGGATACGATCATttgtaattatgtacatatgtatgtatatttctataaaaaaaactgtaagtTATAGTTCCACTTTGAACTTCCGACTTCACTTATCAATTGATTTTCAAACCGCTCAATTCAAGGAATTAAATTGTTCAGCACCCGCAGTGTGTGATGTCAACAATGGAACACCCAGAAAATCTTTGCGCAATGgcctttgttgttgcatttgttgtatgTACTAAATATATCAGCAGCAGGATAATGGTCCATTTCACTTAGCTCGATTCGGTGTTTTTAAGAAATGCTCTTTAATGTCACACATTCTGCTGTGGCACATACACAACTCACATTCATGCAACTGCAAGTGTAAATGAGTAAAATAGGAGATCTAAAGCCGGCCGCACACTAACAAAATTCGCCGATAAAGAATGAATGTGCCCAATTTTCCGCACAaaccttatacatatgtacgtatacatatgtacatatatacagagaAATGAATGTGTACTATCACTAATTGGCGCAAGAAAACAGTAGATAGATGATGGTGACCTACTGTTCGGAAAAAGGACAATGCGCCAGTTACTCGCTTTATCCGAGATTTACAAAGCGTGACGGCTCGCACACAAAAGTGTTTATCATTTGTTTGTGACACGCACAATTTATTATTGCataaataacacacacacactccccttacgtacatgtgtgtgtgcaaaataATGAATTCTCATAAATCTGTTGATATACATACTAAAAGGCGCGAAGCCAGAACTAAATGACCGACTTGCTGGCATCTTCCCTAGTTTACCGA
This genomic stretch from Bactrocera dorsalis isolate Fly_Bdor chromosome 5, ASM2337382v1, whole genome shotgun sequence harbors:
- the LOC105226447 gene encoding protein rhomboid isoform X2, encoding MWSGFDRCSSRGVDIQSTNNAGSSQQETLAEIEHISTIAGSLVSIASISHTHTQQCTNDAGYETEHTSLNSDFDEAELRRELLRDKWKLLFDMFDPEGFGEIPVDDFVKALKSPEFLSQVPMNKRELLHERAKKAQPPIGPGYVTFQDFVNVMSGKRSRSFKCAVHHRDREVCSENDFHLVLEDPPFFKKMVHVVAMEILPEERDRKYYADRYSCCPPPLFIILMTIIELCFFAYHTLVVGEAEPAGPVPIDSYFIYRPDKRREVWRFVFYMVLHAGWFHLGFNLCVQLLFGLPLEMVHGSGRIACIYFSGVLAGSLGTSIFDPEVCLVGASGGVYALLAAHLANVMLNFHQMRYGILRLIAILVFASCDFGFAIYARYAEEYPYSPSVSYVAHLTGALAGLTIGLIVLKNFEQKLHEQLLWWIALGIYTAYIIFAIVFNVLNSTAALSLDVEPIHATETFFNDFHV
- the LOC105226447 gene encoding protein rhomboid isoform X1, whose protein sequence is MWSGFDRCSSRGVDIQSTNNAGSSQQETLAEIEHISTIAGSLVSIASISHTHTQVRYQCTNDAGYETEHTSLNSDFDEAELRRELLRDKWKLLFDMFDPEGFGEIPVDDFVKALKSPEFLSQVPMNKRELLHERAKKAQPPIGPGYVTFQDFVNVMSGKRSRSFKCAVHHRDREVCSENDFHLVLEDPPFFKKMVHVVAMEILPEERDRKYYADRYSCCPPPLFIILMTIIELCFFAYHTLVVGEAEPAGPVPIDSYFIYRPDKRREVWRFVFYMVLHAGWFHLGFNLCVQLLFGLPLEMVHGSGRIACIYFSGVLAGSLGTSIFDPEVCLVGASGGVYALLAAHLANVMLNFHQMRYGILRLIAILVFASCDFGFAIYARYAEEYPYSPSVSYVAHLTGALAGLTIGLIVLKNFEQKLHEQLLWWIALGIYTAYIIFAIVFNVLNSTAALSLDVEPIHATETFFNDFHV
- the LOC105226447 gene encoding protein rhomboid isoform X3; this translates as MSGKRSRSFKCAVHHRDREVCSENDFHLVLEDPPFFKKMVHVVAMEILPEERDRKYYADRYSCCPPPLFIILMTIIELCFFAYHTLVVGEAEPAGPVPIDSYFIYRPDKRREVWRFVFYMVLHAGWFHLGFNLCVQLLFGLPLEMVHGSGRIACIYFSGVLAGSLGTSIFDPEVCLVGASGGVYALLAAHLANVMLNFHQMRYGILRLIAILVFASCDFGFAIYARYAEEYPYSPSVSYVAHLTGALAGLTIGLIVLKNFEQKLHEQLLWWIALGIYTAYIIFAIVFNVLNSTAALSLDVEPIHATETFFNDFHV